CACATTGTGGTTCTTCGTGGAAGCCTTTACATTCTGTACATTTGTCCGAAACTATAAAATAGACATCATCATTTACTGGCTCTTGTGGAGCATCTGCATCTATCGTAAGCCCAGAAGGCAATGTTACCATTCCTTTTAGTTCTGTTCCGTCAGAAGCACGCCAATCTACAGCTCCTTCATATATTGCATTATTAGGACATTCTGGCTCACAAGCCCCACAGTTAATGCATTCGTCAGTGATTATGATTGCCATTCTTAATAAATTTTTAAATTTGCACAAAGTTATCATATTTTTATACAAAATACCAAATGAATATCAGTATTAAAATTTCAGGTTTAGCTCAACTAGGACTTTTCATAAATCAATTTTTAGAAAAAACAGAAGAGTGTTATTCACAAGAAGAAGCTCTGTTTTCAGCGAAACTAAGCCGTGCAGAAATAGAAAATCCTTGGTTTACTCAAGACAGTTTACGGTTTGCATTAAAGCAATGGGCAGATTTATTAACCGAAGAAAACCTTAATAATTGGGTAAATAGCTATCCCGGAACCAAAGGCGGTAAAAAAGTAGGGTTGATTTTAGCAGGAAATATTCCTTTAGTTGGATTTCACGATGTTATCACAGTTGTACTTAGTGGGCATACCCCTGTTATTAAAATGTCTTCTAAGGATAAACAAATTTTACCTTTTCTTTTGGAAAAATGGGCTTCACTTTCTGAAGGTATAGAATATCAGTTGGTAGAAAAACTAGAGAATTACG
The genomic region above belongs to Riemerella anatipestifer and contains:
- a CDS encoding 4Fe-4S binding protein; the encoded protein is MAIIITDECINCGACEPECPNNAIYEGAVDWRASDGTELKGMVTLPSGLTIDADAPQEPVNDDVYFIVSDKCTECKGFHEEPQCAAVCPVDCCIPDEDNVETEEQLLSKKAFLHGE